Proteins found in one Hippopotamus amphibius kiboko isolate mHipAmp2 chromosome 12, mHipAmp2.hap2, whole genome shotgun sequence genomic segment:
- the LOC130833403 gene encoding ferritin heavy chain: MTTASPSQVRQNYHQDSEAAINRQINLELYASYVYLSMSYYFDRDDVALKNFAKYFLHQSHEEREHAEKLMKLQNQRGGRIFLQDIKKPDRDDWENGLNAMECALHLEKNVNQALLELHKLATDKNDPHLCDFIETHYLNEQVKSIKELGDHVTNLRKMGAPGSGMAEYLFDKHTLGSSDSES, from the coding sequence ATGACGACCGCGTCCCCCTCGCAGGTGCGCCAGAACTACCACCAGGACTCGGAGGCCGCCATCAACCGCCAGATCAACCTGGAGCTCTATGCCTCCTACGTCTACCTGTCCATGTCATACTATTTTGACCGCGATGATGTGGCTTTGAAGAACTTTGCCAAATACTTTCTTCACCAATCTCATGAAGAAAGGGAACATGCTGAGAAGCTGATGAAGCTGCAGAACCAGCGGGGTGGCCGAATCTTCCTTCAGGATATCAAGAAACCAGACCGTGACGACTGGGAGAATGGGCTGAACGCAATGGAATGTGCGCTacacttggaaaaaaatgtgaatcaggCACTACTGGAACTGCACAAACTGGCCACTGACAAAAATGACCCCCATTTGTGTGACTTCATCGAGACTCATTACCTGAATGAGCAGGTGAAATCCATCAAAGAATTGGGTGACCACGTAACCAACTTGCGCAAGATGGGGGCCCCCGGATCTGGCATGGCAGAGTATCTCTTTGACAAGCACACCCTGGGAAGCAGTGATAGCGAGAGCTAA